A window from Pseudomonas sp. MRSN 12121 encodes these proteins:
- a CDS encoding FdhF/YdeP family oxidoreductase yields the protein MTTRRKVPGIRDYDGPAGGWGALKATATAVREQMDTLKAPVTLLRTNQPDGFDCPGCAWPDKEHKSTFQFCENGAKAVTWEATNKRVTPDFFAHHPVASLLLRSDYELEDLGRITHPLVYDRASDTFQPVEWEVAFARIGEILRGLQPEQVEFYTSGRASNEAAYLYQLFVREYGSNNFPDCSNMCHEPTSVGLPRSIGIGKGTVSLDDFEACELIISIGHNPGTNHPRMMGTLHEASRRKVPIMVFNPLRERALERFADPQDMVEMATYGSTRIASSYFQVKAGGDAAAIKGIMKALLELEQTVGEVLDHDFIAQHTRGFDALVADLHATAWPDIEQASGLHRAELEKVAAAYAKSNATIVTYGMGITQHNEGTANVRLICDLLMLRGNLGKPGAGICPLRGHSNVQGNRTVGITEKPSQEFLDRLEKVFGFKPPAAHGHDAVQAMQAMIAGTAKALIGLGGNFAVALPDPGQCFPAMGKLDLSVHIGTKLNRSHLLVARESYLFPCLGRTELDVQDGVRQSITVEDSMSMVHASAGKLTPASEFLRSEPAIVAGIARATLPDSKVPWQALVADYDKIRDLIEKTVPGFDAFNQRIRVPGGFRMPLPPTERIWLTPSGKAEFFVFPGLHEDKVVDGADVMRLITIRSHDQYNTTIYAMDDRYRGVFGRRDVLFINQADLEARGLAHGDLVDIETVTQGRQLRYEKITAIEYKISPGSVAAYYPEANRLVPLDYIDVDSGTPSYKSVPVRIVRSSPN from the coding sequence ATGACGACTCGACGCAAGGTACCCGGTATTCGTGACTACGACGGCCCCGCTGGCGGCTGGGGGGCGCTCAAGGCTACCGCGACGGCGGTTCGAGAGCAGATGGATACGTTGAAGGCGCCTGTCACCCTGCTGCGGACCAACCAGCCCGACGGCTTCGATTGTCCGGGCTGCGCCTGGCCCGACAAGGAGCACAAGTCCACCTTCCAGTTCTGTGAAAACGGCGCCAAGGCGGTGACCTGGGAGGCGACCAACAAGCGGGTCACTCCGGACTTCTTCGCCCATCACCCGGTCGCATCGTTATTGCTGCGCAGCGATTACGAGCTGGAAGACCTGGGGCGCATCACCCATCCCCTGGTGTATGACCGGGCCAGCGATACCTTCCAGCCGGTCGAGTGGGAGGTGGCGTTCGCGCGGATAGGCGAGATACTCCGCGGGCTGCAACCGGAGCAGGTGGAGTTCTACACCTCCGGCCGGGCCTCCAACGAAGCGGCGTACCTGTATCAACTGTTCGTCCGGGAATACGGCAGCAACAACTTTCCCGATTGTTCCAACATGTGCCACGAACCGACCAGCGTCGGGCTGCCGCGCTCCATCGGTATCGGCAAGGGCACGGTGTCGCTGGATGACTTCGAGGCCTGCGAGCTGATCATTTCCATCGGCCACAACCCCGGCACCAATCACCCGCGCATGATGGGCACGCTGCATGAAGCCTCGCGGCGCAAGGTGCCGATCATGGTCTTCAACCCCCTGCGCGAACGCGCGCTCGAGCGCTTTGCCGATCCGCAGGACATGGTTGAAATGGCGACTTACGGCTCCACCCGGATCGCCTCGTCCTACTTCCAGGTCAAGGCCGGAGGCGACGCGGCGGCGATCAAGGGCATCATGAAGGCGCTGCTGGAGCTGGAGCAGACGGTGGGGGAAGTCCTCGACCATGATTTCATCGCCCAGCACACCCGCGGGTTCGACGCGTTGGTGGCCGATCTGCACGCCACGGCATGGCCCGATATCGAACAGGCCAGCGGCCTGCACCGGGCCGAGCTGGAAAAGGTCGCCGCCGCCTATGCGAAATCCAACGCCACCATCGTCACCTACGGCATGGGCATCACTCAGCACAACGAAGGCACGGCCAATGTCCGGCTGATCTGTGACCTGCTCATGTTGCGCGGCAACCTGGGCAAGCCTGGCGCGGGCATTTGCCCGTTGCGCGGCCATTCCAATGTGCAGGGCAACAGGACGGTGGGCATTACCGAGAAACCGTCGCAGGAGTTCCTCGACAGGCTGGAGAAGGTATTCGGCTTCAAGCCGCCAGCGGCCCACGGCCATGATGCGGTACAAGCGATGCAGGCGATGATCGCGGGCACGGCCAAGGCGCTGATCGGCCTGGGGGGCAACTTCGCCGTCGCCTTGCCCGACCCGGGCCAGTGTTTTCCGGCCATGGGCAAGCTCGACCTGAGCGTGCACATCGGCACCAAGCTCAATCGCTCCCATCTGCTGGTCGCCAGGGAGTCTTATCTGTTCCCCTGCTTAGGGCGCACTGAACTGGATGTGCAGGACGGGGTGCGTCAGTCGATCACCGTCGAGGACTCGATGTCGATGGTCCACGCATCGGCCGGCAAGCTGACCCCGGCCTCCGAGTTCCTGCGCTCGGAACCGGCGATAGTGGCCGGTATTGCCCGGGCCACGCTGCCGGACAGCAAGGTGCCCTGGCAGGCGCTGGTCGCCGACTACGACAAGATCCGCGACCTGATCGAGAAAACCGTGCCCGGCTTCGACGCGTTCAACCAGCGCATCCGTGTGCCGGGCGGGTTTCGCATGCCGTTGCCGCCGACCGAGCGCATCTGGCTCACGCCGTCAGGCAAGGCCGAGTTCTTTGTGTTTCCCGGGTTGCACGAAGACAAGGTGGTCGATGGCGCGGACGTCATGCGCCTGATCACCATTCGTAGCCATGACCAGTACAACACCACCATCTACGCCATGGACGATCGTTATCGCGGGGTATTCGGCCGCCGCGACGTGCTGTTCATCAACCAGGCGGATCTGGAGGCCCGTGGCCTGGCCCATGGCGACCTGGTGGATATCGAGACGGTCACCCAGGGCCGCCAACTGCGCTACGAGAAAATAACCGCGATCGAATACAAGATTTCCCCGGGTTCGGTCGCGGCCTATTACCCCGAGGCCAACCGGCTGGTGCCGCTGGATTACATCGATGTGGACAGCGGCACGCCGTCGTACAAATCGGTTCCGGTGCGGATTGTGCGCTCGTCGCCGAACTGA